A window from Gasterosteus aculeatus chromosome 14, fGasAcu3.hap1.1, whole genome shotgun sequence encodes these proteins:
- the tmem250 gene encoding transmembrane protein 250 isoform X2, with protein MPLIPIPRRVRSFHGPHTTCMHSACGSTHASKLVRTKYNNFDLYLRSRCMYSFLRFLLYFGCSLLTSLLWVALSALFFLQYVSVRVLLRLQYKLSVILLLLGHRRLDFGVLNDLIIYSMQITMFLVGGLGWCFMVFVDM; from the coding sequence ATGCCTCTGATCCCCATCCCGCGGCGGGTGCGCAGCTTCCACGGCCCCCACACCACCTGCATGCACTCGGCCTGCGGGTCGACGCACGCCTCCAAGCTGGTGCGCACCAAGTACAACAACTTTGACCTCTACCTGCGCTCCCGCTGCATGTACAGCTTCCTGCGGTTCCTCCTCTACTTCGGCTGCAGCCTGCTGACCTCCCTGCTCTGGGTGGCGCTCTCGGCCCTCTTCTTCCTGCAGTACGTCAGTGTGCGCGTGCTCCTGCGGCTGCAGTACAAGCTGTCGGTCATCCTGCTCTTGTTGGGGCACCGGCGCCTGGACTTTGGCGTGCTGAACGACCTGATCATCTACAGCATGCAGATCACCATGTTTCTGGTGGGGGGCCTCGGCTGGTGCTTCATGGTGTTCGTGGACATGTAG
- the nacc2 gene encoding nucleus accumbens-associated protein 2 isoform X1 produces MCRVSLPPSRSVSEISDASLSGGVCIENLKPPPSSVAKMSQLLHVEIPNFGATVLGSLNEQRLLGHYCDVSILVKGQAFKAHRAVLAASSLYFRDLFSSSTKSQFELPSSVTPACFEQILTFCYTGKLTMAASEQLVVMYTAGYLQIQHIVERGMDLMFKANSPHCDSAGSLEETGSEPRSPCNNGNGLAVAALLGTPGWSPSLLMSQRKIKLEAGDPTPLTTSLAQGKISSSELGNRLARGSSLFYTTAGGTAIPGLPSYHLQGAGGAGTGAGAGAGVERSSPGASSLPTTDSPTSYQNEDEEFEEEPYDGITEDSYSHLAYGRSANPYGMQDKPEMAAMPLPLESRNCVLIRRDLVALPASLISQIGYRCHPKLYTEGDPGEKLELVAGTQVFMTRGQLMNCHLCAGIKHKVLLRRLLATFFDRNTLANSCGTGIRSSTSDPSRKPLDSRVLNAVKLYCQNFNPNFKESEMNVIAADMCTNARRVRKRWLPKIKSMLPDGMEVYRAGMGMGAAVGLGLALAAPQQGVHLPFEPDFKALDQRLYPERKDPLRTHPPLADSSPGSGAAGAEAEGEGEAAVRGDQEEDEEDAGLGGADGSLGAPTLIPGVGAGSCGDPPAEQEVESFGQGLRVNGQ; encoded by the exons ATGTGCagagtctctctccctccctctcgctctgtctCGGAGATTTCTG ATGCCTCTCTCAGTGGCGGAGTTTGCATTGAAAATCTGAaaccccctccttcctctgtggCCAAAAtgtcccagctgctccatgtggAGATCCCAAACTTTGGAGCCACAGTCCTGGGCTCCCTTAATGAGCAGCGTCTGCTGGGACACTACTGCGATGTATCCATCCTGGTCAAAG GTCAGGCTTTCAAAGCCCACCGGGCCGTCCTGGCTGCCAGCAGCCTCTACTTTCGCGACCTCTTCAGCAGCTCCACCAAGAGCCAGTTTGAGTTGCCCTCCTCAGTCACACCTGCTTGCTTTGAGCAGATCCTCACTTTCTGTTATACAGGGAAGCTAACAATGGCAGCTAGTGAACAGCTGGTGGTCATGTACACAGCCGGCTACCTCCAAATTCAGCATATAGTTGAACGAGGCATGGACCTAATGTTCAAGGCGAACTCGCCTCACTGTGACTCAGCGGGGTCTTTGGAGGAGACAGGATCCGAGCCGCGGAGTCCTTGTAATAACGGCAACGGGCTGGCGGTGGCCGCCCTCCTGGGGACCCCCGGCTGGTCTCCGTCCCTACTGATGTCGCAGCGTAAGATCAAACTAGAGGCGGGCGACCCGACGCCCCTGACCACGTCTTTGGCGCAGGGCAAGATTTCGTCTTCGGAGTTGGGGAACCGGCTGGCCAGGGGCAGTTCCCTGTTCTACACGACGGCCGGCGGCACCGCCATCCCCGGGCTGCCCTCTTACCACCTGCAGGGGGCCGGCGGCGCCGGGACGGGAGCGGGCGCGGGAGCTGGAGTTGAAAGGTCCAGTCCCGGAGCGTCCAGCCTGCCAACCACCGACAGTCCCACATCCTACCAGAATGAGGATGAGGAGTTTGAGGAAGAGCCCTATGATGGGATCACGGAAGACTCCTACAGTCATCTTGCATATGGGCGCTCGGCGAACCCCTACGGCA TGCAGGACAAGCCAGAGATGGCAGCGATGCCCTTGCCCTTGGAGAGCCGCAACTGCGTGCTGATCCGCAGGGACCTGGTGGCGCTGCCTGCGAGCCTCATCAGCCAGATAGGCTACCGCTGCCACCCTAAGCTCTACACCGAGGGCGACCCCGGGGAGAAGCTGGAATTGGTAGCCG GTACACAGGTGTTCATGACTCGAGGGCAGCTGATGAATTGTCATCTATGTGCTGGTATCAAACACAAAGTCTTGCTTCGCCGCCTGCTAGCCACGTTCTTCGACAG AAACACTTTAGCCAATAGCTGTGGGACGGGCATCCGCTCCTCGACGAGTGACCCCAGCAGGAAACCCCTGGACAGCAGGGTCCTCAACGCTGTCAAAC TCTACTGTCAAAACTTTAACCCCAACTTCAAGGAGAGTGAAATGAATGTGATTGCTGCTGACATGTGCACGAATGCGAGGCGTGTCCGCAAGCGGTGGTTGCCCAAGATCAAGTCCATGCTGCCCGACGGCATGGAGGTGTACCGCGCAGGGATGGGCATGGGTGCCGCTGTGGGTCTGGGCCTGGCGCTGGCGGCCCCTCAACAAGGCGTGCACCTCCCCTTCGAGCCCGACTTCAAGGCCCTAGACCAAAGGTTGTACCCGGAGCGCAAAGACCCTCTCAGGACTCACCCACCGCTGGCCGACAGCAGCCCCGGGTCCGGGGCGGCCGGAGCAGAGGCCGAAGGGGAAGGCGAGGCGGCGGTCCGGGGggaccaggaggaggacgaggaggatgcTGGGTTGGGAGGTGCGGACGGATCACTGGGGGCGCCGACGTTGATCCCGGGAGTCGGGGCGGGCAGTTGTGGCGACCCGCCTGCGGAGCAGGAGGTGGAaagctttggacaaggtctgaGGGTGAACGGACAGTGA
- the nacc2 gene encoding nucleus accumbens-associated protein 2 isoform X2 — MSQLLHVEIPNFGATVLGSLNEQRLLGHYCDVSILVKGQAFKAHRAVLAASSLYFRDLFSSSTKSQFELPSSVTPACFEQILTFCYTGKLTMAASEQLVVMYTAGYLQIQHIVERGMDLMFKANSPHCDSAGSLEETGSEPRSPCNNGNGLAVAALLGTPGWSPSLLMSQRKIKLEAGDPTPLTTSLAQGKISSSELGNRLARGSSLFYTTAGGTAIPGLPSYHLQGAGGAGTGAGAGAGVERSSPGASSLPTTDSPTSYQNEDEEFEEEPYDGITEDSYSHLAYGRSANPYGMQDKPEMAAMPLPLESRNCVLIRRDLVALPASLISQIGYRCHPKLYTEGDPGEKLELVAGTQVFMTRGQLMNCHLCAGIKHKVLLRRLLATFFDRNTLANSCGTGIRSSTSDPSRKPLDSRVLNAVKLYCQNFNPNFKESEMNVIAADMCTNARRVRKRWLPKIKSMLPDGMEVYRAGMGMGAAVGLGLALAAPQQGVHLPFEPDFKALDQRLYPERKDPLRTHPPLADSSPGSGAAGAEAEGEGEAAVRGDQEEDEEDAGLGGADGSLGAPTLIPGVGAGSCGDPPAEQEVESFGQGLRVNGQ; from the exons AtgtcccagctgctccatgtggAGATCCCAAACTTTGGAGCCACAGTCCTGGGCTCCCTTAATGAGCAGCGTCTGCTGGGACACTACTGCGATGTATCCATCCTGGTCAAAG GTCAGGCTTTCAAAGCCCACCGGGCCGTCCTGGCTGCCAGCAGCCTCTACTTTCGCGACCTCTTCAGCAGCTCCACCAAGAGCCAGTTTGAGTTGCCCTCCTCAGTCACACCTGCTTGCTTTGAGCAGATCCTCACTTTCTGTTATACAGGGAAGCTAACAATGGCAGCTAGTGAACAGCTGGTGGTCATGTACACAGCCGGCTACCTCCAAATTCAGCATATAGTTGAACGAGGCATGGACCTAATGTTCAAGGCGAACTCGCCTCACTGTGACTCAGCGGGGTCTTTGGAGGAGACAGGATCCGAGCCGCGGAGTCCTTGTAATAACGGCAACGGGCTGGCGGTGGCCGCCCTCCTGGGGACCCCCGGCTGGTCTCCGTCCCTACTGATGTCGCAGCGTAAGATCAAACTAGAGGCGGGCGACCCGACGCCCCTGACCACGTCTTTGGCGCAGGGCAAGATTTCGTCTTCGGAGTTGGGGAACCGGCTGGCCAGGGGCAGTTCCCTGTTCTACACGACGGCCGGCGGCACCGCCATCCCCGGGCTGCCCTCTTACCACCTGCAGGGGGCCGGCGGCGCCGGGACGGGAGCGGGCGCGGGAGCTGGAGTTGAAAGGTCCAGTCCCGGAGCGTCCAGCCTGCCAACCACCGACAGTCCCACATCCTACCAGAATGAGGATGAGGAGTTTGAGGAAGAGCCCTATGATGGGATCACGGAAGACTCCTACAGTCATCTTGCATATGGGCGCTCGGCGAACCCCTACGGCA TGCAGGACAAGCCAGAGATGGCAGCGATGCCCTTGCCCTTGGAGAGCCGCAACTGCGTGCTGATCCGCAGGGACCTGGTGGCGCTGCCTGCGAGCCTCATCAGCCAGATAGGCTACCGCTGCCACCCTAAGCTCTACACCGAGGGCGACCCCGGGGAGAAGCTGGAATTGGTAGCCG GTACACAGGTGTTCATGACTCGAGGGCAGCTGATGAATTGTCATCTATGTGCTGGTATCAAACACAAAGTCTTGCTTCGCCGCCTGCTAGCCACGTTCTTCGACAG AAACACTTTAGCCAATAGCTGTGGGACGGGCATCCGCTCCTCGACGAGTGACCCCAGCAGGAAACCCCTGGACAGCAGGGTCCTCAACGCTGTCAAAC TCTACTGTCAAAACTTTAACCCCAACTTCAAGGAGAGTGAAATGAATGTGATTGCTGCTGACATGTGCACGAATGCGAGGCGTGTCCGCAAGCGGTGGTTGCCCAAGATCAAGTCCATGCTGCCCGACGGCATGGAGGTGTACCGCGCAGGGATGGGCATGGGTGCCGCTGTGGGTCTGGGCCTGGCGCTGGCGGCCCCTCAACAAGGCGTGCACCTCCCCTTCGAGCCCGACTTCAAGGCCCTAGACCAAAGGTTGTACCCGGAGCGCAAAGACCCTCTCAGGACTCACCCACCGCTGGCCGACAGCAGCCCCGGGTCCGGGGCGGCCGGAGCAGAGGCCGAAGGGGAAGGCGAGGCGGCGGTCCGGGGggaccaggaggaggacgaggaggatgcTGGGTTGGGAGGTGCGGACGGATCACTGGGGGCGCCGACGTTGATCCCGGGAGTCGGGGCGGGCAGTTGTGGCGACCCGCCTGCGGAGCAGGAGGTGGAaagctttggacaaggtctgaGGGTGAACGGACAGTGA
- the tmem250 gene encoding transmembrane protein 250 isoform X1 → MLRSAGTQTPAVFGEEEDVVVLRERTFAEGTLKQTLGTSLPGPCQSPSWPPQPNEATPLPAGRARRGPRPSPGPPRSGPPMPLIPIPRRVRSFHGPHTTCMHSACGSTHASKLVRTKYNNFDLYLRSRCMYSFLRFLLYFGCSLLTSLLWVALSALFFLQYVSVRVLLRLQYKLSVILLLLGHRRLDFGVLNDLIIYSMQITMFLVGGLGWCFMVFVDM, encoded by the exons ATGCTGCGGTCGGCTGGGACTCAAACTCCGGCGGTTTTTGGTGAGGAGGAAGACGTCGTAGTGTTGCGT GAGCGAACCTTTGCTGAGGGGACATTGAAGCAGACTCTGGGCACCTCCCTCCCGGGCCCCTGCCAGAGCCCCTCTTGGCCCCCGCAACCAAATGAAGCCACCCCCCTCCCAGCAGGCCGCGCCCGCAGAGGACCCCGCCCGTCGCCGGGACCCCCGCGCAGTGGCCCACCCATGCCTCTGATCCCCATCCCGCGGCGGGTGCGCAGCTTCCACGGCCCCCACACCACCTGCATGCACTCGGCCTGCGGGTCGACGCACGCCTCCAAGCTGGTGCGCACCAAGTACAACAACTTTGACCTCTACCTGCGCTCCCGCTGCATGTACAGCTTCCTGCGGTTCCTCCTCTACTTCGGCTGCAGCCTGCTGACCTCCCTGCTCTGGGTGGCGCTCTCGGCCCTCTTCTTCCTGCAGTACGTCAGTGTGCGCGTGCTCCTGCGGCTGCAGTACAAGCTGTCGGTCATCCTGCTCTTGTTGGGGCACCGGCGCCTGGACTTTGGCGTGCTGAACGACCTGATCATCTACAGCATGCAGATCACCATGTTTCTGGTGGGGGGCCTCGGCTGGTGCTTCATGGTGTTCGTGGACATGTAG